The Prinia subflava isolate CZ2003 ecotype Zambia chromosome 15, Cam_Psub_1.2, whole genome shotgun sequence genome contains a region encoding:
- the HDC gene encoding histidine decarboxylase gives MEPEEYRQRGKEMVDYICQYLSNVRERRVTPDVQPGYMRAQLPDSAPMDPDSWDSIFGDIEKIIMPGVVHWQSPHMHAYFPALTSWPSLLGDMLADAINCLGFTWASSPACTELEMNVMDWLAKMLGLPDKFLHHHPESVGGGVLQSTVSESTLVALLAARKNKILEMKVSEPDTDESSLNSRLIAYASDQAHSSVEKAGLISLVKIKFLPVDENFSLRGETLKKAIAEDRKRGLLPVFVCATLGTTGVCAFDNLSELGPVCDAEGLWLHIDAAYAGTAFVCPEFRLFLDGIEYADSFTFNPSKWMMVHFDCTGFWVKDKYKLHQTFSVNPVYLRHANSGAAIDFMHWQIPLSRRFRSLKLWFVLRSFGVKKLQAHVRQGTETAKFFESLVKSDPLFEIPAKRHLGLVVFRLKGPNWLTEKLLKELSSSGRLFLIPATIRDKFIIRFTVTSQFTTREDILQDWSIIQHTAAQIISQNYGLDSINSGDGAGIPTTIVQPASDAVSNVPQLCLDVGKYKTPSRKTVVQPKKLSVSPSTCVISQQVKGQEDPLDDCFPEDGQDVTKHKLTSFLFSYLSVQGKKKTARSLSCTSVPMTGNLEQCNPKAAATDKKESRANARVLSRLPEDMMMFKKGAFKKLIKFYSVPSFPECSIQCGLQLPCCPLQAIV, from the exons ATGGAGCCTGAGGAGTACCGACAGAGAG GGAAAGAGATGGTGGATTACATTTGCCAGTACCTGAGCAACGTGAGAGAGAGACGGGTGACTCCTGATGTGCAGCCAGGTTACATgagagcccagctgccagacTCTGCCCCCATGGACCCAGACAGCTGGGACAGCATCTTTGGAGATATAGAGAAGATTATTATGCCAGGG GTAGTCCATTGGCAAAGTCCACACATGCATGCCTACTTTCCAGCTCTGACTTCCTGGCCTTCACTCCTTGGAGATATGTTGGCTGACGCAATTAACTGCTTGGGATTCACATGG gcttccagcccagcctgtACAGAACTGGAAATGAATGTGATGGATTGGTTGGCTAAAATGCTGGGCCTTCCAGATAAATTCCTGCACCACCATCCCGAGAGTGTGGGCGGAGGAGTATTACAG AGCACTGTGAGTGAATCAACCTTGGttgcactgctggcagcaaggAAGAACAAAATTCTGGAGATGAAGGTTTCTGAGCCAGACACTGATGAGTCCTCGCTCAATTCTCGCCTCATCGCTTATGCCTCTGATCAA gCACATTCCTCTGTAGAAAAGGCTGGCTTGATTTCTCTTGTGAAGATAAAATTTCTGCCTGTGGATGAGAACTTTTCCCTCAGAGGTGAAACTTTGAAGAAAGCCATTGCAGAAGACAGAAAGAGAGGCCTACTGCCAGTCTTT GTTTGTGCCACTTTGGGTACAACTGGTGTCTGTGCTTTTGACAATCTCTCAGAACTGGGTCCAGTTT GTGATGCTGAGGGGCTCTGGCTTCACATTGATGCTGCGTATGCAGGAACAGCATTTGTATGTCCTGAATTTCGATTGTTTTTGGATGGAATTGAATATGCAGATTCCTTTACTTTTAATCCTTCTAAGTGGATGATGGTCCATTTTGACTGCACTGGATTTTG GGTTAAAGATAAATACAAGCTACATCAAACCTTCAGTGTTAACCCTGTCTACCTCAGACATGCCAATTCAGGAGCTGCAATTGACTTCATG CACTGGCAAATCCCACTGAGTCGTCGATTCCGTTCTCTGAAGCTGTGGTTTGTGCTTCGTTCATTTGGGGTGAAAAAGCTTCAAGCTCATGTCAGACAG GGTACTGAAACAGCCAAATTCTTTGAATCCTTGGTTAAAAGTGACCCACTCTTTGAAATTCCTGCCAAGAGACATCTTGGACTGGTTGTATTTCGCCTAAAG GGTCCCAATTGGCTGACAGAAAAACTCCTGAAAGAGCTAAGCAGTTCTGGCCGGCTCTTCCTCATTCCAGCAACCATCCGTGACAAGTTCATCATTCGCTTCACCGTGACATCTCAGTTCACAACCAGGGAAGATATTCTGCAGGACTGGAGCATCATTCAGCACACTGCAGCCCAAATCATTAGCCAGAATTACGGGTTGGACTCCATCAATTCTGGTGATGGGGCAGGAATCCCCACTACAATAGTTCAGCCTGCTTCTGATGCCGTTAGTAATGTTCCTCAGCTTTGTTTAGATGTAGGGAAATACAAAACACCTTCCAGAAAAACAGTAGTTCAGCCTAAGAAATTATCAGTAAGTCCCAGTACATGTGTGATTAGTCAGCAGGTGAAAGGTCAAGAAGATCCTCTGGATGACTGTTTTCCAGAAGATGGCCAAGATGTTACCAAACATAAGTTAACCTCTTTTTTATTCAGTTATTTATCTGTTCAAGGCAAGAAAAAGACAGCACGTTCCCTTAGCTGCACCAGTGTGCCAATGACTGGTAATCTGGAGCAGTgtaaccccaaagcagcagccactgacAAGAAGGAGTCTCGTGCAAATGCCAGAGTTCTTTCCAGGCTGCCGGAAGACATGATGATGTTCAAAAAAGGTGCCTTCAAAAAACTAATTAAATTCTACAGTGTCCCAAGCTTTCCAGAGTGTAGCATTCAGTGTGGCCTTCAGCTGCCTTGTTGTCCTCTGCAAGCCATTGTTTAA